The following coding sequences are from one Saccopteryx bilineata isolate mSacBil1 chromosome 3, mSacBil1_pri_phased_curated, whole genome shotgun sequence window:
- the ETFB gene encoding electron transfer flavoprotein subunit beta isoform X2, whose amino-acid sequence MAELRALVAVKRVIDFAVKIRVKPDKTGVVTDGVKHSMNPFCEIAVEEAVRLKEKKLVKEVIAVSCGPTPCQETIRTALAMGADRGIHVEVPAADAERLGPLQVARVLAKLAQKEKVNLVVLGKQAIDDDCNQTGQMTAGILDWPQGTFASQLTLEGDKVKVEREIDGGLETVRLKLPAVVTADLRLNEPRYATLPNIMKAKKKKIEVLKAGDLGVDLTSKLSVVSVEDPPQRTAGVKVETTEDLVAKLREIGRI is encoded by the exons ATCCGGGTGAAGCCCGACAAGACGGGTGTGGTCACAGATGGCGTGAAGCACTCAATGAACCCCTTCTGCGAGATCGCTGTGGAGGAGGCTGTGCGGCTCAAGGAGAAGAAGCTGGTGAAGGAGGTCATTGCTGTCAGCTGCGGGCCCACCCCATGCCAG GAGACCATCCGCACTGCGCTGGCCATGGGTGCAGACCGGGGCATCCACGTGGAGGTGCCGGCAGCAGACGCAGAGCGCCTGGGTCCCCTGCAGGTGGCCCGGGTCCTGGCCAAGCTGGCACAGAAGGAGAAGGTGAACCTGGTGGTGCTGGGCAAGCAG GCCATTGACGATGATTGTAACCAGACAGGGCAGATGACAGCTGGAATTCTGGACTGGCCACAG GGCACCTTCGCATCCCAGTTGACACTGGAAGGGGACAAGGTGAAAGTGGAGCGGGAGATTGATGGGGGCCTGGAGACCGTGCGCCTAAAGCTGCCTGCCGTGGTGACCGCCGACCTGCGGCTCAACGAGCCCCGCTATGCCACGCTGCCCAACATCATG AAAGCCAAGAAGAAGAAGATCGAAGTGCTCAAGGCTGGGGACCTGGGTGTGGACCTGACCTCCAAACTCTCCGTGGTTAGTGTGGAGGACCCGCCGCAGCGCACAGCTGGCGTCAAGGTAGAGACCACGGAGGACCTGGTGGCCAAGCTGAGGGAGATTGGGCGGATTTGA